The nucleotide window tgattatcaacggaaaaacaatattctgagattggaggatattcttcatcatcctcctcttggtcgacagcatgcacattcttgttctcgtttctatggtaggatttgaacttgttgcttttgaaggaggatccttgattatcttgttttgaggatcctacttgtctctcctggatcctcttgtcatcctctagccggataaacctgagtgctcgagttcttacttcatctaaattcctgcaaggtgtcataacaagatcatcatagaataatgaatccttgagtagtcccattttgaaggcttcaacagccgtagccatatccaagttgggaatatccaaggattctttactaaatttagttatataatcccttaatgattcattattattttgagttatcctgtacaaatcactagttaatttttcaaattttctactacaagagaattggttattgaataaattaactaaattagcaaatgaagtaatagagtaagggggaagacttagcagccacttaagagctgatccagttagagtggatccaaatcctttacataggcatgcttcctttaacttttctgggataggattgatttccatcctttccctgtattgtgctatatgctcctctggatccgttgtgccatcatacagcttcatggtagggatatggaaccttttgggcacctctgcatcacaaattggtggtgcaaagcgtgataccttgtggcttccatctgcaatctctgggataggcttgactacccctggaacacttgagatcatgtcctttagtttctgtaattccctggccatagcgtgattggtacctgtatcctgcatgaatccatggttagtggtaggataattatttaaagtgttacctcccattgggttcaagttagggaatccgtattgctgggattctggaacaacggagggaccagtggaagcaatggtctgcattggaatgaagtccccttgatggacatctagactccctgcttgcaaactttttagggatcctggcatctgtaaggatcctggtatctgggatgatcctggagcgaaggaggatccttgaacctgggatgatcctgggacaaaggaggatccttggctctggaatgatcctggaataaagtaggatccttgaaactgctgtgctcccggataggctcccggattcatgaaggatcccgtgtactgaggataggatcctgctggctgaaaatacgggcccgatgtctgagtcattgctgctgacttgagatgtaatcctctcgtctcccctgtgatctgtacgtctgggatccctgatggctgagaggtggccattggagtctcaaaactcaaggattttggcatcagtggggaatgatcctctgccgctttcttttgccttttgagatctccaatttccctgaggatcctgtcattagtttcatcctgccgctgcatacgatccttcatctgcaaaattaaagcaaacacatcactagtactgggagtagaagaattcataacagaagaagatggaggtttagagaaagaaggggttggtctcttctcagcatttctctgggatcctgccggtggaggaggtagagtggcttgtgctgaggtgactgctgacatcgccgtggaggtgttcttcaatgatgaagccatgtaactcttcgaaatgatttcgaacaaaagattttctttatgaatgaagcaccaatggccccacggtgggcgccaaactgttttggtcaaaaatcacacaaggataatgtaaccaaactttatgtaaatggggtatgatgcttggttagctatgaaagtaaaggatcacttctgtgataaagatgcaaagacacaatgatttatacgaggaaaaagcccttgatcaatgtatgatctccggcataaaaaacctcgggtgatggcaactaccgatcaccaacttcaatataacaaaaatgtagttacaacttcggatgataatgagctgagtacaaggatcactgagtgtctaagtgttgagagttgtgtcgtatgttgtgtgtgttcttccgaatgaggaagatgggtatttatacatgtgtaggtaacttattttaggtagatagaccactaatcagctcattacccctttagaaataaagataatctagcctaaattgctgcccttagatcaagccatgtttccatatccggcacaacgttcatcttcaattctgctcttgccatatttgtaaaagcgcgtccctggatcatgatatgtagggcatatcctgctagatattcctgcaaaataatattgtagtaatcgaaaatgaccgttagtataaggatcacctcaatgtcccgtgatcctgatcctgaagtctggctgaggatcactatctgccaaagaaacaaggatcatttgtcaggatcacgtataaggatcatttatagtaaaatccagccccaacagtgtctatatattatttattaatgtcaaaactaatgttttaatggttttgaccATAGGTGACGTAATGGATCTTACGGATGGCGATCGAGCGAataatgaagaaccgaacactacattttgaaagcttccgcaatgttttaaaTCTTTAGTACTCTTATGTATGAATTGTAATTACTTGTTAAACTACTTTTGGTATGTTTTAACTTATACACTAGTCGACTAAGGTTGACGTACTTTAGGACTCCGTTAACTGATGTTATGTTACTAAAGTAATATTTTGATAAAATTgctatattttattattaaaatcaagtgaaaaaaatttaagggtgttacaagttggtaatcagagcttaaggttgtcaacaaagtgttcggttcaagcttgatcgatcgtccggtaagaattaacttattatgttaGTAGATTAGGTCTTATGTAAGGAATGAGGAACGAATTGATATGCATGGgaagagtgtgttaacacactcaaacccggaaagtgcattaaatgtgaacggttaaagcaagttaggaacttggctaaaccgaaacaAACAAAGCAATGtcataaatgaaatgtttaatgcttgatgtaaacatttcagtttcaagatgtcAAAAGGGAGCAATAATGATCCGGTGCCgacaagcaccgaacaaatgaaagaaatAATTGCCGAGGAAGTAGGAAAGGCAATTGAAGGCAGTCTATCTGGGTTTATAGACAAGATTCAAGGTACGGTGTTGTCACTCGTAGAAGAACGAGTTAAAAGGTTGGAGGATACGGTCAACCTTATGAAAGATAAAACTGGAGAACGTAAAGGGTGCTCATACAAAGAattcatggcgtgtaaaccgccaatctaTAACGGGGAGGTCGACCCGATAATTTGCCAAAGATGGATAAGCGATGTTGAAGGAGTGTTTGAACGAACCCATTGTGACGAAGGTGACTTTGTCGCTTACGGAACGGGTCAATTGAGAAatcaagccaaggattggtgggataacaagaagaaggaaatggGAACCGAAGCGGCGAGGGCTATGAGTtgggacgagtttaaggtaccattccttaaaTACCACAGTTCTAAAGCGGTTATAAACAGAATCAAAGAAGAATTCATCCAGCTGAGACAAAAGGGTGAAACAATTGATAAGATCACGGGTATCTTCATGGATAAGCTGAGATTTTGTGACGAGTTAGTCAccactgaagaacaaaagatatattACTATTACAACATGCTGAGTGCTGAATACTGGGAATTTATGACTCCATCAAAATACGAGACCCTCACGGAGATTATCAACACCGCCTGGGAACGTAAAATCGAGTTAAAGAAACAAGTGGAAAGAGGTGAGCGAAGGGCACATGatgtaaatccaagccctacaaagaaagcCCGAACGGGAGAATCGGGAAAGAAGGTGGATGCTAAGAGTGGGTCGCCAAATTGTAAAGTCTGCGGGAAAGGACACAAGGGGGAATGTCGGTTCAAAGACAAGCCATGCCCCCATATGTAATAAGACGGGGCACACGGCCTCGCTATGCCCGGGAAAAGTATCTGTTTGCTACAATTGCTATCAACCCGGCCATAAAAAGTCCGAATGCCCGGACTTAGTTGGAAAGAAAGACGCGAAGGAGTCTCCAGCAGAAGCCCCCAAAGCAAAGGCTAGGTCCTTCCAACTTACCGCAGCTGAAGCGAAAACAGAACCcgatgtggtttcaggtatattcactattaactcaattccagcacgtgtattgtttgatacgggtgcgaataagtcCTTCATTTCGAATgggtttattcgacatccttcatttgtattgacgaaaTTGCCTGTGCCCTTAGAGGTCGAAGTAGGGGACAATAAAAGTTTTATAGTTTGTGATGTCTGTCGAGGCTGCAAATTAAGCATCGATGATGAGGAATACCTGATAGACTtaatcccgatgtcaatgggGGAATTTCAAGTAGTCGTCGGGATGGACTGGCTAGCCCAGCACCATGCAAAAGTCGTGTGTTTCCGCAAAGAGATAAAATtaacatctccgagcgggaaacacgttACCATTTATGGCGAAAAGGGAGGTAGCCCCATAGTGTGCTCAAtgatgaaagctcacaagcttatGAAGCGAGGATGCAAGGCGTTCATGATATACGCAAACGAGCCTGAGAAAGAATCACAGAAGATTGAAAATGTACCGGTAGTAAGAGACTTTCAAGATGTATTTCCGGAGGATTTACCGGGAATACCGcctgaacgggaagtagagttcggaatcgaattgattccgggcgcaaaacccgTGGCCAAAGCTCCATACCGACTCGCACCCTCGGAGttacaagagttgatgtcccaaatccaagacTTGCTTGATAAGGGGTTCAttaggccgagtgtgtctccttggggcgcatcGGTGTTGTTCGTCAGAAAGAAAGACGGAAGcatgcgtatgtgtatcgattacccgGAGTTAAACAAACttacggtaaagaatcgatacccgcttccgaggatagatgatttgttcgaccaattgcaaggtgcgaactggttttcaaaGATTGACCTTAGATCTGGGTATCACCAACTAAGGGTCAAAGAAGAAGACGTACCGAAAAcggctttccgcacaagatacggacattatgaattcctcgtaatgtcatttgggctaacaaatgcacccgcggctttcatggacctcatgaaccgggtttgcaagccaatgttggacaagtcggtcatcgtgtttatcgatgatatcttggtgtattcaaaaagtgaagctgaacacgcaaACCACTTACGagaagtgttagagacacttagacgagaaaggctgtatgcgaaattctctaagtgtgccttttggttacgagaggtacaatttcttggccacgtCATAAGTGCCGACGGAGTATTGGTGGATCCGTCCAAGATTGAGgctgtgtcaaaatggaatcccccgaagaacccttcggaaattagaagctttttggggcttgcgggatactataggagattcattcaagatttctcaaagattgcgttACCGCTAACAAAGCTAACCCAAAAGAAAGAGAAGTTTATTTGGGGTGTCGATCAAGAAAGAGCGTTTCAGACGCTAAAAGAGAAGTTAACACAAGCTCCGGTACTGACATTGCCGGACGGGGTCGAAGATATGGTagtttattcggatgcttcactgTCGGGGCTCGGAtgcgttttgatgcaacggggcaaagttatagcttatgcctcgagacaattgaaaatacatgagaagaaatatcctactcacgaccttgaattggctgcggtggtatttgccttaaaaatatggaggcactacctatACGGGGTAAAATGCACCatatacaccgatcacaagagtttaAAATACTTTTTCGATCAgaaagagttaaatatgcgacaaaggcgatggctggaaacggtgaaagactatgattgtgaaatacatTATCACCCCGGAAGggctaatgtggtggcggatgcgCTGAGCAGAAAAGCGGACTATGTCCCAATACGAGTTAGATCGATGCAACTCGTggtgacctcgggtatacttgaacgtattcGAGAGGCGCAATTAGAAGCAATGAaagaagaaaattggaagaaagaaagaattATAGGTCAGTTGAAGGATTTGTCGGATGGGAATGacgggttgaagactcgatccggaagGATATGGGTCCCACATACCTGTGGAGTGAAGGCGCTTCTACTTaacgaagctcataagtcccgttattcaattcatccgggagcgaccaagatgtacaatgatttgaagcaaaactattggtggcccggaatgaaaagggATGTAGTGAGACACGTAGAAAAATGCTTGAGAtgtttacaagtcaaggcggaacatcagaaaccatacggcaaactccaaccgttagaaattccggtttggaaatgggaacatattacaATGGACCTATTAACCAAGTTGCCTAAAACGAGCCGTGGTTTCGATGCCATATGGGTAGTGGTAGATAGATTGACGAAgagtgctcacttcattccgatcCGTGAAACTTATACATCAGAAAAGATGTCAGAGGTTTATACGAATGAAATAATAGCACGTCATGGGGTGCCGGTATCCATTGTGTCTgatagggatacccggtttacttcgaaattttggcaggaattccaagaacaaatggggactaaattgttcattagcactgcttatcatccacaaacggatgggcagagtgaaagaacaatacaaacgttgggagatatgctgcgggcgtgcattattgacttcggaggtagttgggatgtccatctacccttggtcgaatttgcatacaacaatagctatcacacgagcattaaaatggccccgtatgaactGTTATATGGCCGAAAATGTcgaaccccggtatgttggggagaagtgggtccacgaggGATAGCACCTACTGATATAATCCGAACTACAAATAAGAAAATTGACATAGTTCGgacacacttgaaagcggctcaagacaggCAAAAGGCGTATGCGGATAAAAGGAATAGGCCAATTGAATTCCAGGTCGGCGACATGGTTATGCTGaaagtttccccatggaaagGCATTATTAGATTCCGAAAAAGggggaaactaagcccgagatttattgggccattcagAATCGTTGAACGGGTTGGCAAAGTAGCTTATCGTCTcgaattacccgaagagttgagcGGGATTCATAGCACCTTCCACGTGTCACACCTCCGAAAATGCTTGGCCGACGAAACTACCCATATCCACtatgatgatatcgaggtggatgacagcctcaactatgcagtaaaaccaattgcgattctagatcgtaaagagaaaagCTTGAGGAACAAGGTGATTAATCaagttaaggtcaaatgggagcacagaaaaggttcggacactacatgggagcccgaagaggagatgcgacgtctccacccaacattatttggtacgtaccttggtttcggggacgaaacccttttaagggggatggacttgtaacatcccaaaaatacaaatattttagTTAAAAATTTTGTTGTgaataaattagtaaaataaactaCCTATGAATGGAACTAACTTAGTTAGGGAACCACTAATAAGTAGTTAATGGATTAAAACAAAAGTTAAGGGACTGAAAGTGTAAAAACTGAAATAACTTTCAATTAGTaacaaaaacacacacaccaaCACACACAAAGGTGTGTTGGTCGACCAAAACAAAAGGGGCGACCAGGGGTTTTTCATCAAGCCCTAAATTCTTCAAAATCTTAAAAATTGAAGGCCAATACCTGTTCCAAATCGAAGTTAGAGCTAAGATTAGTGATCCTCACAGCAAGagggttacaaggtatgtaaaaatttgTGAAATTTCTCTACTCGAAATTCTTACATATTTGGGAAATCTGAAACTAGGAGCTGCATGTTTGTTGTTGGGTAGATTGAGAACACTATGGTGTCAAGGGataaaccctagacaaatacaagttgaaatCATGTGTTAATTTAGCAAAATCCATGAACACCCATGTAGGTGgttagtgggttatgtagaaaTTGATAAACCTTAGGGAATTGAGGGTTGTTCTAGTGTAAATTTACAATTTTGAAATGATTTCTGAATTCATAAGGATAAAGTTCATGTAAAAGGGGTTGATTGAATTGAAACTAGAACAAGGTGATAAGCTAGGGGACTTGATAattaatcatgtaaaaatctgcccATAAAGTGTTTGTGataatgcctcaaagaaggctagAAAATGAAATTCGATAAAAAACGCATAATTGTAATGTTACGATATATTATGCGTATTATAAATGAAAAAGAGTTCTAAAAATGTTATAAATGGactctataggaaaggacgcAGGAGCATCAAGCGGGCAAGCGAGTGGCGAATCACGTTTGAAGGGcctactttgaaggtatgtaacttgacccgttacattaagtagATTTTGATAATCATATAATGCGTAATAGAATTTTTAGAATAAGAGTTGTTTGAATTAAAGCGAAGATGACGCTACATTGAATAATAGGTTAAAGTTGGTtagaactcgttggtagtcgttAAAAAGGGAggattccttagacgagccaaacgggtcgaataatcaaaaTAAGGCATGATTAATGTCTCGGAATATAATGGATTGATCTTCGATATTGGTTGATAGATAACATATTGAAAATACAAGAAATTAGAATATAAGTATGCTAGAAGAGCAAAAACCCGGAATTTTGGGTTGGGCATAAAGAACAAATTAAACAAGATATGGATGCCCAGggactaccgtaaattacggtagtaccgtaatttacggtagaggtCATTTGTTTACGGTGGTTTGCCCCTGTCTTACGGTAGACCAAAATCTTACAGgacctaccgtaatttacggtgacaccgtaaattacggtggaacctGCAAACTTGCAAATTTATTATTCATAATCAGAAGTTGGTTCTCGTGtctatatattatttattaatgtcaaaactaatgttttaatggttttgaccATAGGTGACGTAATGGATCTTACGGATGGCGGTCGAGCGAataatgaagaaccgaacactacattttgaaagcttccgcaatgttttaaaTCTTTGGTACACTTATGTATGAATTGTAATTACTTGTTAAACTACTTTTGGTATGTTTTAACTTATACACTAGTCGACTAAGGTTGACGTACTTTAGGACTCCGTTAACTGATGTTATGTTACTAAAGTAATATTTTGATAAAATTgctatattttattattaaaatcaagtgaaaacaatttaagggtgttacaaaaggttaggatcctaacttggattctcaggtatgatccttaactgttttgaatacattcattattttgactaacccttacactttgacaactgaacctatgatccttaaaattaactactttttggaagttctcgaccataggatatttgatcctggatcatatcctaaatttcttaaacataatttgcttaacctttcttacttagacaagtataaatcaaaacgattgaaagttcaaaagatatacaaggataacatcacaggataagtcaaaagttaaaagttttattcattaaatatttaacccccttttaaagttgtcaaaattgccaacccacgtttctaccagcaaaacgtggcccgtccacatgggttggcaaagggtgtccattgttcatgcggtcatagcaggtgcaggaaattaaaggcggcaggatcacaatggcttcatcccccaaacagaggatccctccaccatatgtaatcctacctattgttcacaggatcctagatcctcaaccctaaacctattgttcaaatacagatcataattgttttaaaacatcacaaccaccagacaaaaaaattgggctccggctaagtctcgaaatttccatcattgcccaatcctgcagctcaatctttcgctgcaccatcaccaccggctccacttgcctctccaccctgatccttgccaatgtctccaccctcaagcatcgggatctcctcagcctcctcgtcatcctccagttcagccagcctagccttccagccttcgacatcccaggtgctcttgtcaaaagcaggatcctgagcttccatggccatttgcagctggatcttgtacatagttatcgcggcagagaccttggcatcctgggtgatctcgtgcttctcatagtcaaagttgatcagcatcttggcagcatcattcttggtggcctagagctccttctgaagatcggctatcttgagatccttcaacaccccaacctgttgaaggtcagcaatctggcgatcctgatcctcaacatggccaacatatgtctctacttcagcaaatttctacaaggaagacaaggaatgatgtcagaaaccaagtgatccttagaccagcaggatacacaagcaggacagtgatccttacctcgttgatgtaatccagacactgttggcggagcaggggcagaccttgcaaatcctcagaggcctttctcttcttgcttccttttcccctgataggtgctttagggactgaagcagttgggctagcagcatgagtcttcttccttgcggatttgacattagtaagatcatcaatgccgaacttcgaagcagacttagaggattttccagcgcctgcacaaccaaaacaagataagtatcttaattttatttgactctcattatataaatactccttaaaagaggatacttacttgacattgtgacagaagcagaggatacttcctgagaatcctgggtggtgacctggaaagttcttatttcaggatcaagcttcctaaaggccaagagtctctcttttgcagcaggagtcaacttaagatgagaaacggatatagctgcacaataaggaaacaaaagaatgtcagtgatccttatgctaaaggataagttctgcggtgatccttccaggatcctctatcctaccatgggtagcccacttcttgggtagatccctcccattagggatggtatctctcctcacaaaaaagaaccgccgcttccagttcatgtcatttttggtaactttgagaacagggtgctcttctccagcctttcatttgaacaagtatcggtgggatccaaaagttgtgagatcatacatctcagccagctccgccatacccagatcaattccttcttgttcgatgatcctttcaagggtgtataaaaccctccaaaccatcggcatagcctggatatagcagatgccgggaagagagaaaaaggactcggtgaactgagggaaaggatacgagtatcctatcatgaaaggagtgaccgggaaagcaacccaagtctcagagatgtaatcgctcagagcggtagggctaaaagatttaaagagggtgttcgccggaaaacaatgacggatcttgtcaatttgagaatcagtaaaacaacacctctcggtgggggaatccttgatgatcccttgacccttcaaggggctgttattcttaggatccttgttgggagagttccggagcaacatattgaacgaaataagaaaaacagagcaagcaagagagaaggtgaaggggaatacctgttcaatcctctggtcgcggttataaagggaagagtccttgaatttaaatgcaaacgatcctatccctatttctatttataatgatgatttgtgcagggctgtcacctccatgacgtcagatcgcaacggatagttcattcttaacggctatatatccgttgagttagttatagataagatccggcaaaatataactcgttaatattatataattactccttatattttgggggcaattgttagggcaggattttaatgacctatgatccttacatgatatcctaacgagtgatccttgtttctttggcagatggtgatcctcagaagagcttcaggatcaggatcatggatcatcctaaggatcctcatactaacgattgttctctttgaatttaatgttgttttgcaggaattacgagttggacctggtcttagcaacgttatcaagtaatctgtcacgctaatttcgcacatgcataaccaaaaatggacgttatggagaatatggaaacttagcacaaattatgggcaattagttaggctaaatttacttctatttctaaaggggtaacgagctagtagttaggtgacttgcctaaaattcaaccacacacgcttatataaatggcactctacagcattcggaagacacaacacatttctcacatgctctatgatgcgtgtgtagtgtatatatgtttttagatatatatttaagccctttttacacttttagccaagttttaaatttataaaacacgatattcactaacactaaacacacatatgggcaagtgcacccatcgtggacgtagtatagtgttggtaagataccgaggtcgtccaaggacacaagagcttttaataccggtttatcctcaacgtctaatcaaatcaaaaaggttagaaaaatgttttaaactaataaaaataaaaactaactaaaatgctgaaaataaaaataaaataaaaacagatagacaagatgaatcacttggttccgacacgtgtattagtataacctttgattattttcgcacttttgcacttgtttaagagattatcttagttattgtagtaggcccctcttttgaa belongs to Helianthus annuus cultivar XRQ/B chromosome 5, HanXRQr2.0-SUNRISE, whole genome shotgun sequence and includes:
- the LOC110943382 gene encoding uncharacterized protein LOC110943382, yielding MSKGSNNDPVPTSTEQMKEIIAEEVGKAIEGSLSGFIDKIQGTVLSLVEERVKRLEDTVNLMKDKTGERKGCSYKEFMACKPPIYNGEVDPIICQRWISDVEGVFERTHCDEGDFVAYGTGQLRNQAKDWWDNKKKEMGTEAARAMSWDEFKVPFLKYHSSKAVINRIKEEFIQLRQKGETIDKITGIFMDKLRFCDELVTTEEQKIYYYYNMLSAEYWEFMTPSKYETLTEIINTAWERKIELKKQVERGERRAHDVNPSPTKKARTGESGKKVDAKSGSPNCKVCGKGHKGECRFKDKPCPHM